The Montipora foliosa isolate CH-2021 chromosome 1, ASM3666993v2, whole genome shotgun sequence genome has a window encoding:
- the LOC137972263 gene encoding putative diacyglycerol O-acyltransferase Rv1760 encodes MVSVQISLSSAWFIAQCLLSYQVVLVTLLPTAALMMVFSLFYILKLAERVIVKMVFGEQHLSGMDSAWLPYGRRNLFYLNSVFCFEHEGSVDERIDLFRQAIWERLVNGKKVNGELIYYRTRCYVRPGWFQYFFREDRSFKIENHVLKWEGEVPRSKEELEAIVSKLSTEPLPETRSPWCFVCIPTNFGSNDMFLMFRMSHALSDGISNMKFLIYQFPDEVIPQREIQNFSALNRSFFMAKALFIAPRYLLQMLFSCADRSLIHGPDLSGVKKFVWDEAFDLQLIKNIKSATGTTVNDVLMACMTMALRKYFQRKGVESPADLTVSVPVDVRPATKELHFDNYFTFIFPKMAVATGGIFEQLYETQARMKEFKGSGAPLVFSGFLSFSQAVCPRFLTNRLNTFITKKSSCVFSNLPGPQHMLTVKGSRMKYLMFFPPNKDNVGVSLAIFSYAGKIVVGVQSDIAVLPDPEIVVEEFGNAVNEMAKRVHQKNGTD; translated from the coding sequence ATGGTGTCTGTCCAGATTTCGCTGTCAAGTGCTTGGTTCATTGCACAATGTCTGCTGTCCTATCAGGTCGTTTTAGTTACTCTTCTTCCAACGGCTGCTTTGATGATGGTATTTTCGTTGTTTTACATTTTAAAGCTCGCTGAGCGTGTCATTGTAAAAATGGTGTTCGGTGAACAACACTTGAGCGGCATGGACTCCGCTTGGTTACCGTACGGCAGACGAAACCTATTCTATCTCAATTCGGTGTTTTGCTTCGAACACGAGGGCAGCGTTGATGAACGAATAGATCTTTTCCGCCAAGCTATTTGGGAACGACTGGTTAACGGAAAGAAAGTCAACGGAGAATTGATCTATTACAGAACTCGTTGCTATGTTCGCCCTGGTTGGTTTCAGTACTTTTTCCGAGAGGACCGATCCTTCAAGATTGAAAATCACGTGCTCAAGTGGGAGGGAGAGGTGCCCCGATCAAAAGAAGAGTTGGAGGCGATTGTTTCCAAGCTGAGCACGGAGCCTTTGCCAGAAACAAGATCTCCTTGGTGTTTTGTTTGCATCCCAACAAACTTTGGTAGCAATGATATGTTTCTTATGTTCAGAATGTCGCACGCTCTCTCTGATGGAATTTCTAATATGAAATTTCTCATTTACCAATTTCCTGATGAAGTTATCCCCCAAAGAGAGATCCAAAATTTTTCTGCCCTCAACAGGTCATTTTTTATGGCCAAAGCACTGTTTATAGCACCAAGGTACCTTCTACAGATGCTCTTCTCATGTGCTGACCGATCCTTAATACATGGGCCAGATCTCAGTGGAGTGAAAAAATTTGTATGGGATGAAGCTTTTGACCTTCAGCTGATCAAAAACATCAAATCGGCTACAGGCACAACCGTTAATGATGTGTTGATGGCGTGCATGACAATGGCACTGAGGAAATACTTCCAGAGGAAAGGTGTCGAGAGTCCAGCCGATTTGACTGTTTCTGTTCCAGTGGATGTCCGTccagcaacaaaagaacttcaCTTCGATAACTACTTCACATTCATCTTTCCCAAAATGGCTGTAGCCACTGGtggcatttttgaacaattgtaTGAAACACAAGCTCGCATGAAGGAATTCAAGGGGTCTGGTGCACCGCTTGTCTTCTCgggtttcctttccttttcacaAGCAGTGTGTCCACGGTTCTTGACCAATCGTCTTAACACATTTATTACCAAAAAATCTAGTTGTGTGTTTTCAAATCTGCCTGGTCCACAACACATGTTGACCGTTAAAGGCAGCCGTATGAAATATTTGATGTTTTTTCCTCCAAACAAGGATAACGTCGGAGTGTCCCTTGCCATTTTTAGTTACGCAGGCAAAATTGTTGTTGGAGTTCAAAGCGATATTGCTGTGCTGCCAGATCCGGAGATAGTTGTTGAAGAGTTCGGAAATGCTGTGAATGAAATGGCGAAACGTGTTCACCAGAAAAATGGAACTGATTAG